A genomic stretch from Corynebacterium faecale includes:
- a CDS encoding sigma-70 family RNA polymerase sigma factor, translating to MKCFLAGRYGTVADSERELADLVPRATAGDRRALQRIMEIIHPVVLRYARARIGGGRQPTPEDVAQEICLAVATSIGNFVDQGRPFMAFVYGIASNKVADAHRAMSRDKSTPTEDVPDTEPDSNTPEEFALVTDGSNRVRALLDLLSEKARDILILRVMVGLSAEETAEMVGSTPGAVRVAQHRALTTLRSALEQQEKK from the coding sequence ATGAAGTGTTTTTTGGCAGGAAGGTACGGGACGGTGGCAGATTCCGAGCGTGAGCTGGCGGACCTTGTTCCCCGGGCAACGGCAGGGGATCGCCGGGCGCTCCAGCGCATCATGGAAATCATCCATCCGGTGGTCCTGCGTTATGCCCGAGCCCGCATTGGCGGAGGTCGGCAACCAACCCCGGAGGATGTGGCGCAGGAGATCTGTCTGGCGGTGGCCACCTCGATCGGGAATTTCGTGGATCAGGGTCGTCCGTTCATGGCTTTTGTCTACGGTATCGCCTCCAATAAGGTCGCCGATGCGCATCGCGCCATGTCGCGGGACAAGTCCACTCCCACGGAAGACGTTCCGGACACTGAGCCAGACTCCAATACTCCTGAGGAGTTTGCGCTGGTCACTGACGGAAGTAACAGAGTGAGGGCTCTTCTCGATCTACTTAGTGAGAAGGCACGCGACATTCTTATTCTGAGAGTGATGGTGGGCCTTTCCGCAGAAGAAACTGCAGAGATGGTAGGCAGCACCCCGGGTGCTGTGCGAGTAGCTCAACACAGAGCGCTCACGACACTTCGAAGCGCACTTGAGCAGCAGGAGAAAAAGTAA
- a CDS encoding WhiB family transcriptional regulator — translation MTLPHQLPGPNADFWDWQLHGSCRGETSDVFYHPDGERGRARQRRELRAKAICTACPVLEACRRHALSVAEPYGVWGGLSESERLGILRKIDRKQPVAV, via the coding sequence ATGACATTGCCCCACCAACTTCCGGGACCTAACGCAGACTTCTGGGACTGGCAGCTGCACGGTTCATGCCGCGGCGAAACCTCGGACGTGTTTTATCACCCGGATGGCGAGCGTGGACGAGCCCGTCAACGTCGTGAGCTGCGCGCGAAGGCCATCTGCACCGCCTGCCCCGTCTTGGAAGCTTGTCGCAGACATGCACTCTCAGTAGCCGAACCATACGGCGTCTGGGGTGGCTTATCAGAATCCGAACGCCTCGGAATTCTACGAAAGATCGACCGCAAACAGCCGGTAGCTGTGTAA